Proteins encoded together in one Quercus lobata isolate SW786 chromosome 3, ValleyOak3.0 Primary Assembly, whole genome shotgun sequence window:
- the LOC115981022 gene encoding uncharacterized protein CG45076-like, whose protein sequence is MAFGKGKSLRELMASRGKGQSSKATSQSQTPILPPVAPQLPSDPGLKVNPDLKKKRPVETLEEGEITQQVFVAEEYCRNNRNLAEVEAQSRAEVEKSVGSLKQENFELSEKFKEAEKGRKNALAGLKNAETQAEDQRQKLFVTETNLTTERQTVLDLKAALQKAEEEARLAKEEAQLVQEAAEAEKKASYQLGAEETEARLSEELPEVYRDYYSISWAHALDVAGVPADSALRLPEKVFFPPEIREIPDGAPEASEQALAIPDAIHLLDKAKDPAKESVSEGLGADSQAKEVPPPQSEHKENPPAEA, encoded by the exons ATGGCCTTCGGCAAAGGAAAAAGCCTAAGAGAGTTGATGGCCTCTCGAGGCAAAGGTCAATCTTCAAAGGCGACATCTCAGTCGCAGACCCCTATTCTTCCTCCTGTTGCTCCTCAGCTCCCTTCTGATCCCGGCCTAAAGGTTAAcccggacctgaagaagaaaaggccggttgaAACCCTTGAGGAAGGCGAG ATTACTCAGCAAGTGTTTGTGGCCGAGGAGTACTGCCGCAACAACCGTAACTTGGCTGAAGTTGAGGCTCAGTCTCGTGCTGAGGTGGAGAAATCTGTAGGGTCCCTTAAGCAAGAGAATTTTGAACTCTCGGAGAAGTTCAAAGAGGCGGAGAAAGGCCGAAAGAACGCTCTGGCCGGACTGAAGAACGCTGAAACCCAAGCCGAGGACCAGCGCCAAAAATTGTTCGTGACCGAGACCAACCTCACCACTGAAAGGCAAACAGTGTTGGATCTCAAGGCTGCATTACAGAAAGCTGAGGAGGAGGCCCGACTGGCTAAAGAAGAGGCTCAGCTAGTTCAGGAAGCAGCCGAGGCTGAAAAGAAGGCTTCTTATCAGCTTGGGGCGGAGGAGACTGAAGCCAGGCTCTCTGAGGAGCTTCCAGAGGTATACAGGGATTACTatagcatctcatgggctcatgcccttgatgTTGCAGGGGTTCCTGCAGACTCGGCCTTGAGGTTACCCGAGAAGGTCTTCTTCCCTCCTGAGATCCGAGAGATCCCTGACGGCGCCCCTGAAGCTTCTGAGCAGGCCCTGGCTATTCCTGATGCCATCCATTTGCTTGATAAGGCCAAGGATCCTGCCAAGGAGTCCGTCTCCGAGGGTCTTGGGGCAGATTCCCAAGCCAAAgaggttcctcctcctcagTCAGAGCATAAAGAGAatcctcctgctgaggcttaA